From the genome of Anopheles moucheti chromosome 3, idAnoMoucSN_F20_07, whole genome shotgun sequence, one region includes:
- the LOC128305381 gene encoding CDK5RAP3-like protein, whose translation MNEADIPIDIAAGKLLDWLISRRIVDKNWHLNIRNIRNKISNAITDMPAHDELLQLLSGAHINYFHCLRIVDILKTTEADSKNVFGRYGSQRMKDWQEIVKMYEKDNIYLAEAAQILVRNISYEIPGIRKQIKHLEQLSDEAEKKVEDLERSEKVVLAEYQNMCKHLGVSGENLRQELVDKVFNDLPGMLTTVASSVTPLKKTVELYATFVSDVECLPLLKHVLAKGNTTVYEYVYGEPPLAIEEPPVKFVTEQANAADDGTIDFGDDGGAIDFGDGNAIDLGAPVELEVGDIDWGAGADVIEPAADGNAIDFSISLEESGIVVEEDGNLGGTAKGEEAYTVLDAQQYRDRFINDLLELQAFLKMRLHQLGSADKAQMLTFTMMDNFAAHDEKSVAGMLAEVEVVYTGVTDELMQHLLQIKHSSVYVDILTSNVKQKLSSIEKMKETAKMKKEKSVSFRQQSVELKPTQTKIVEQTKTLQGQIEKDISKRYKNRPVNLYGTNL comes from the exons ATGAAT GAAGCAGATATTCCAATCGACATCGCCGCCGGTAAGCTGCTGGACTGGTTGATTTCGCGACGAATTGTTGATAAAAACTGGCATCTTAATATACGCAACATTCGcaacaaaatcagcaatgcTATCACGGACATGCCAGCTCATGACGAGTTACTCCAGCTTCTCTCCGGTGCAC ATATCAACTATTTCCACTGCCTTCGCATCGTGGACATCCTGAAGACTACCGAAGCGGATTCGAAAAACGTGTTCGGCCGGTACGGCAGCCAACGGATGAAGGATTGGCAGGAAATTGTCAAGATGTACGAAAAGGATAACATTTACCTTGCGGAAGCCGCTCAAATACTGGTGCGCAACATTAGCTACGAAATTCCCGGTATTCGCAAGCAGATCAAGCACCTGGAGCAGCTAAGCGACGAGGCAGAAAAGAAGGTGGAAGATTTAGAACGCTCCGAGAAGGTGGTGCTTGCGGAGTATCAAAACATGTGCAAACATTTGGGCGTTTCCGGTGAAAACTTGCGCCAGGAGTTGGTGGACAAAGTGTTCAACGATTTGCCAGGGATGCTCACGACGGTTGCCAGTTCGGTGACCCCACTGAAGAAAACGGTAGAACTGTACGCAACATTTGTGTCGGATGTCGAATGTTTACCCTTGTTAAAGCACGTGCTAGCCAAGGGTAACACTACGGTGTACGAATATGTGTATGGTGAACCACCGCTGGCGATTGAAGAACCACCGGTAAAGTTCGTTACAGAGCAGGCAAACGCGGCAGACGATGGAACGATTGATTTCGGTGACGATGGTGGAGCGATTGATTTCGGTGACGGCAACGCGATAGATCTAGGTGCACCTGTTGAGCTGGAAGTCGGTGATATCGATTGGGGTGCTGGAGCGGATGTAATCGAACCGGCAGCCGATGGTAATGCAATCGATTTTAGTATTTCTCTCGAAGAGAGCGGAATCGTGGTGGAAGAGGACGGAAATCTAGGTGGAACTGCTAAGGGAGAAGAAGCATACACCGTACTCGACGCACAACAGTATCGTGATCGCTTCATAAACGATCTGCTGGAGCTGCAGGCATTCCTAAAGATGCGACTTCATCAGCTCGGAAGCGCAGATAAAGCACAAATGCTAACGTTTACGATGATGGACAACTTTGCCGCCCATGACGAAAAGTCGGTTGCGGGCATGTTAGCTGAGGTGGAAGTCGTTTACACCGGTGTGACGGATGAGTTAATGCAACATCTACTTCAGATTAAACATTCCTCAGT GTACGTGGACATTCTAACATCCAACGTGAAGCAAAAGCTATCGTCCATCGAGAAGATGAAGGAGACAGCAAAgatgaagaaggaaaaatcgGTCAGCTTTAGGCAGCAAAGCGTCGAGCTAAAGCCAACGCAAACTAAAATCGTTGAGCAAACGAAAACGCTTCAAGGGCAGATTGAAAAGGACATCTCGAAGCGATACAAAAACCGTCCCGTCAATCTTTACGGTACCAATCTGTAA
- the LOC128305383 gene encoding peptidyl-prolyl cis-trans isomerase E yields MANDKRTVYVGGLSEEVTEKLITDAFIPFGDLVDIQMPIDYESQKHRGFAFIEFENAEDAAAAVDNMNDSELCGRTIRVNTAKPQRIKEGSNRPVWADDNWLQKHAGATLKNNGDNNGEQQMDTDAGDVQPTEPKAAEEKKRNPQVYFDIRIGNNDVGRIIMVLRADVVPKTVENFRALCTGEQGFGYKGSTFHRIIPEFMCQGGDFTANNGSGGKSIYGKKFADENFTLKHTGFGILSMANSGPNSNGSQFFICTEKTDWLDGKHVVFGNIISGADVVRKMERCGSKGGRVQQKVTIVACGEVKG; encoded by the exons ATGGCCAACGATAAGCGCACCGTTTACGTCGGAGGACTTTCAGAGGAAGTGACCGAAAAGCTAATTACCGACGCATTCATCCCGTTCGGCGATCTTGTAGACATACAGATGCCGATCGATTATGAATCACAGAAGCACCGTGGATTCGCCTTTATTGAGTTCGAAAACGCAGAAGATGCGGCCGCTGCCGTGGACAATATGAACGATTCGGAATTGTGCGGACGTACGATACGTGTGAATACGGCCAAACCACAGCGCATCAAGGAGGGCAGCAACAGACCGGTATGGGCGGACGATAACTGGCTGCAGAAGCATGCGGGAGCAACGCTCAAGAACAACGGTGACAACAACGGCGAGCAACAGATGGACACAGACGCGGGCGATGTGCAGCCTACCGAGCCGAAGGCAGCGGAGGAAAAGAAACGCAATCCGCAGGTTTACTTCGACATTCGGATAGGAAACAACGATGTCGGACGCATTATTATGGTGTTGCGCGCGGACGTGGTGCCGAAAACGGTGGAAAACTTCCGTGCACTCTGTACCGGCGAGCAGGGCTTCGGATATAAGGGATCTACGTTCCATCGTATCATACCGGAGTTT ATGTGCCAGGGAGGTGACTTTACCGCCAACAATGGATCGGGAGGAAAATCAATCTATGGGAAAAAGTTTGCCGATGAAAACTTTACCCTGAAGCACACCGGTTTCGGTATACTTTCGATGGCAAATTCCGGCCCAAACTCGAACGGTTCCCAGTTTTTTATCTGCACAGAAAA AACCGACTGGCTGGATGGAAAACATGTCGTGTTTGGTAACATCATAAGCGGGGCGGATGTGGTACGGAAGATGGAACGCTGTGGATCGAAAGGAGGAAGAGTACAACAGAAGGTAACAATTGTTGCTTGTGGTGAGGTAAAAGGTTAG